In Anopheles bellator unplaced genomic scaffold, idAnoBellAS_SP24_06.2 scaffold01900_ctg1, whole genome shotgun sequence, one genomic interval encodes:
- the LOC131214691 gene encoding LOW QUALITY PROTEIN: probable cytochrome P450 4ac1 (The sequence of the model RefSeq protein was modified relative to this genomic sequence to represent the inferred CDS: inserted 1 base in 1 codon; substituted 1 base at 1 genomic stop codon), which produces MPCCYTLLAAEAKQQIDEEGIREEVDTFMFEGHDTTSAALIFTLFLVAHHPNVQQRLYEEIQQLQRPDSTQELTQSDYSEMKFIDRYXRIRSASPITEDTLFGERRVPKETLFNMHIFDLHRDPEVFPDPERFDPDRFLPQNTESLSPXAYVPFSAVSRNCIGQRFAILELKAALSAILINFRVLPVTISSTLRRVIKRKRICSAGLKR; this is translated from the exons ATGCCATGCTGCTACACTTTGTTGGCTGCTGAAGCGAAGCAACAGATCGACGAGGAAGGAATCCGCGAAGAGGTGGACACGTTCATGTTCGAGGGTCACGACACAACGTCGGCTGCCCTTATCTTCACACTGTTTCTCGTAGCACATCATCCCAACGTGCAGCAGCGATTGTATGAAGAGATTCAGCAACTTCAGCGGCCAGATTCGACACAAGAATTAACCCAGAGCGACTACAGCGAGATGAAATTCATCGATAGGTACTGAAGGATTCGCTCCGCTTCACCAATCACCGAAGACACGCTATTTGGCGAGCGCCGCGTTCCGAAGGAAACCCTTTTCAACATGCATATATTCGATCTGCACCGCGATCCAGAAGTGTTCCCTGATCCGGAGAGGTTCGATCCTGATCGATTCCTGCCTCAAAACACCGAAAGCCTTAGCC TAGCGTACGTACCGTTCAGTGCGGTTTCGAGAAACTGCATCGGACAACGGTTCGCCATACTGGAACTTAAGGCAGCCCTATCGGCCATTCTGATAAACTTCCGCGTCCTACCGGTTACGATTTCTTCCACGTTAAGGCGCGTTATAAAACGTAAACGCATCTGCAGTGCTGGCCTCAAACGGC